TTGGGCTCACACCCCGGCAGGTGGGCCTACCAGAAGACGGCCAAGGAAATGTTGACGAGAGTCAATCCGCCCACGCTATGCGCCAGGCCCACAGGGACATCATTTCCTCTCTTGGTCGCGCGGCACCCCAGCACGGCAGAGACAATGATCGCGAGCAGGATGACGAGCTTGACACCGATCTTCAGGTGATTGATGCCAGATCCTCCATCGCCGGCGATCATTTCTGCGACCCCAACGAGCAGCACGCCGGTGACAAGCTGGGTCCAGGCACCCAGAAGCTGCCAAAAGCCAACCGTCGGAGTCTTGAAGGTAGCCAGCCAGCCGCCGAGCAGGGCCGCAGCACCGCAGATATGAAGGAACACCAAGGGAGAATGAAGAATTTCCATGAGACAACCATACCCAATCTTCCCGACAGCATGTCAGTAAAGCGTGGTCGATGTCCCAAAGCCGGTGTGACCTATATCTTATCTTGAGAAATTGCCCCATCCGCATCATTCTGACATGATGTTTGCATCATGCTGACATCATGTCGGCAAAAAATCCTCTTTCTAGATAAAGGCACATGTTATGTTTCTTGCGCTAAGAGAGCTGGCGTTCGCCAAAGGGCGTTTCAGTCTCATGGGAGCGGTCATCGCGCTCATCGCAGTACTTACGGTCATCCTCTCCGGACTATCCTCAGGGCTGGTGAATGACGGCGTCTCAGGCCTGAAGAATATGCCGGTCTCCGCGTTCGCATTCGACGAGGGAACCAAAACCGATAATGCCTTCTCTCGGTCTGTCGTTGAGCAAGACCAAGTAACTACCTGGTCGAAGCAGCCCGGAATCGAGCAGGCGACGGCCATGGGAAGCTCCATGATGAACGCCACGACCGATGATGGAACCCAGGTCGACGTCGCGGTATTCGGCGTCGATCCCGGCTCTTTCCTCGCCCCCGAGGTCTCCGAGGGTGAACAACTCGGTGACGTCGACGGTCTCGTGGTGTCCGAAACCATGCGTGAGGCAGGCGTTGAGATTGGTACCGTGCTCACCATGGATCGGATCGACACCGAACTTACCGTCATCGGATTCACCCAGGGACAGGCAACGTTCGGTCACGTTGACATCGCTTATGCCCCGCTATCGACCTGGCAGCTGATCGCCGCCGGGCAGGCTCCGGCAGGGGCTCCCACCCAGCAGGACATCGACGGATTGGATTTCACCTACAGCAGTGTCGTGGCGTTGCAGTACGCAGACGAGGCTGCGGTTGATCTGGCAGCAGGCGACGCTGCAGCCAGCACCACCGCCAAGTCCCTGAGTGAATCGTTCAACTCCTCCCCCGGATACGAAGCCGAAACGTTGACGCTGAATATGATTCAAGTCTTCCTCTATGCCATTTGTGGACTTGTGGTCGGCGCCTTCTTCTCGGTATGGACCATCCAACGCAAACAGGAAATCGCGGTACTTCGTGCCATCGGCGCTCCGGTACGATACCTCTTGCGCGACGGAGTCACCCAGGCAGCCCTCCTGCTGGTGCTCTTCACTGCCCTCGGAATAGGGGCAGGCCTCGGCTTAGGGGCCGCCATGCCAGATGGCATGCCGTTCGCCCTGGAAGGCGGGCCCATTGCCACCGCAGCCCTCCTGACCATCGCCCTCGGTCTCATCGGCGCCGTCATCTCCATTATCCGCATCGCCCGCATTGACCCACTGACCGCCCTAGGAGGAAACCGATGAGCCAGCAAACCCATCAGCGTTCCGCAACCGAAAGTCCATCAAACACCGCTTCCGGGCTTTCCCTCAACGACGTCTCCCTGGACCTCGGCGACGGCGCCCAAAAGGTACGAGTCCTAGACCACGTCAACCTCCACGTAGCGGACGGTGAATTCGCAGCCATCGTGGGACCTTCCGGATCAGGTAAATCCTCGCTGCTTGCCGTGGCCGGCGCCTTGTCCTTGCCGGATGCGGGATCCGTTCGCCTGCGCGGCCAAGAACTCACCACACTGAATTCCAAGCAGCGGGCGAAGCACCGGCTGCAAGATGTCGGTTTCGTGTTCCAATCCGGAAACCTGATCCCGTCGCTGAACGCTGCTGATCAGCTCCGCATGGTGAACTTGCTCGCCAAGGGGCCACGCAATTTCGACCCCTTGCCGCTATTGGAGGCGGTCGGCATGGCCCACCGCGCCAAGCACCGCCCAGGGCAGCTCTCGGGAGGCGAACGCCAGCGCGTGGGTATCGCCCGGGCCTTGGTCACCAAGCCGGCAGTGATGCTCCTGGATGAACCCACCGCAGCCCTAGACAGCGCACGGAGCCACGAAGTAGTCAACCTCCTGGCCCTGCGTGCCCGGGA
The Arthrobacter alpinus genome window above contains:
- a CDS encoding ABC transporter permease translates to MFLALRELAFAKGRFSLMGAVIALIAVLTVILSGLSSGLVNDGVSGLKNMPVSAFAFDEGTKTDNAFSRSVVEQDQVTTWSKQPGIEQATAMGSSMMNATTDDGTQVDVAVFGVDPGSFLAPEVSEGEQLGDVDGLVVSETMREAGVEIGTVLTMDRIDTELTVIGFTQGQATFGHVDIAYAPLSTWQLIAAGQAPAGAPTQQDIDGLDFTYSSVVALQYADEAAVDLAAGDAAASTTAKSLSESFNSSPGYEAETLTLNMIQVFLYAICGLVVGAFFSVWTIQRKQEIAVLRAIGAPVRYLLRDGVTQAALLLVLFTALGIGAGLGLGAAMPDGMPFALEGGPIATAALLTIALGLIGAVISIIRIARIDPLTALGGNR
- a CDS encoding ABC transporter ATP-binding protein translates to MSQQTHQRSATESPSNTASGLSLNDVSLDLGDGAQKVRVLDHVNLHVADGEFAAIVGPSGSGKSSLLAVAGALSLPDAGSVRLRGQELTTLNSKQRAKHRLQDVGFVFQSGNLIPSLNAADQLRMVNLLAKGPRNFDPLPLLEAVGMAHRAKHRPGQLSGGERQRVGIARALVTKPAVMLLDEPTAALDSARSHEVVNLLALRAREMGIATVMVTHDHGMLDQCDAIYEMNDGTLTRK